Proteins from a single region of Flavobacterium sp. K5-23:
- a CDS encoding PliI family lysozyme inhibitor of I-type lysozyme yields MLILKKISVFFILILTFSACKKNSDSTTEKERVQPTNTNNIVEDFTGNYVSTEYSKRKQGYDWIAVLVTPISDNGLHISVRSRADKKKPSCTFDSDAQKINETTYQSEIDGKNIFFTFYKNRINISTEKEEDHFILNYFCSGGGTLLGNYNKIDESFDKAQMDPRVFNKSLSLQNIHFDISTTGEGSIQQLIIQPYGLTIDNSKISMTIDGSVTNAEIEDLNSDGFPEILIYTTSAGSGSYGNVIGYSVNNGKSISQIYFPPISENPKANKGYMGHDSFGIVETTLVQRFQTYKEGDPNVSPTGVIRQIQYKLKDGQDSRKFVVDKIVEFPNK; encoded by the coding sequence ATGTTAATCCTTAAGAAAATTTCAGTCTTTTTCATCCTAATTCTAACTTTTTCCGCCTGTAAAAAAAATTCCGATTCAACAACTGAAAAAGAGAGAGTTCAGCCAACAAATACAAATAACATAGTTGAGGATTTTACAGGGAATTATGTTAGTACTGAATATTCTAAACGAAAACAAGGCTATGACTGGATTGCTGTTTTGGTTACACCAATATCTGACAATGGCCTGCATATATCGGTTCGTTCTCGTGCCGACAAGAAAAAACCTAGCTGCACATTTGATTCTGATGCACAAAAAATAAACGAGACAACCTATCAATCTGAAATTGATGGCAAAAATATATTTTTCACATTTTACAAAAACAGGATAAACATTTCCACAGAAAAAGAAGAAGACCATTTCATCCTAAACTATTTTTGTTCCGGAGGAGGCACTCTATTGGGTAACTATAATAAAATAGATGAATCGTTTGATAAAGCTCAAATGGATCCAAGGGTGTTTAACAAATCTCTTTCTTTACAAAACATCCATTTTGATATTAGTACAACAGGAGAAGGATCAATACAACAATTGATTATCCAGCCTTACGGACTGACAATAGACAATTCTAAAATTAGTATGACAATAGACGGAAGTGTTACTAATGCTGAAATCGAAGACCTAAATTCAGACGGGTTTCCTGAAATTTTAATATATACCACATCGGCTGGTAGCGGTAGTTATGGCAATGTGATAGGCTATTCTGTAAACAACGGAAAATCAATAAGTCAAATTTATTTTCCACCCATTTCAGAAAACCCAAAAGCAAATAAAGGATATATGGGACATGATTCTTTTGGTATTGTTGAAACGACACTTGTTCAACGTTTTCAAACTTATAAGGAAGGTGATCCTAATGTCAGCCCTACAGGTGTAATTCGTCAAATTCAATATAAATTAAAAGACGGACAGGATTCTAGAAAATTTGTAGTCGACAAAATAGTAGAATTCCCAAATAAATAA
- a CDS encoding PH domain-containing protein yields the protein MKYRSKISYGILIPICVLFGYLITNMVLDKIWFGLAIMVFTFGFIVHLYATTYYIITENKLLIKSGFLINQSIAIESIKKISEKNELTSAPALSIDRLEIVYNTFDTVLLSPNDKYGFIDELKNQNPTIEIKLKNKL from the coding sequence ATGAAATATAGATCTAAAATAAGCTATGGAATTCTAATTCCCATTTGTGTTTTATTTGGGTACCTGATTACGAATATGGTTCTCGATAAAATATGGTTTGGCTTGGCAATAATGGTATTCACTTTTGGCTTTATTGTGCATTTATATGCAACTACATACTACATAATTACAGAAAACAAGTTGCTTATAAAATCAGGATTTCTTATAAATCAATCCATTGCTATTGAATCCATCAAAAAGATATCAGAAAAAAATGAGCTTACAAGCGCTCCTGCACTTTCCATAGATAGGCTTGAAATTGTTTACAATACTTTTGATACTGTATTGCTATCTCCAAATGACAAATATGGATTTATTGATGAACTAAAAAACCAAAATCCAACTATTGAAATCAAATTAAAAAACAAACTTTAG
- a CDS encoding GNAT family N-acetyltransferase, producing the protein MNFNYSENYILENEAVLLRPLEKSDFEYLLEYSLNEPDIWTYNANGANGAENLERYISNTITQRENEKEYPFIVFDKKTGKFVGSTRFYDIQPGNNTLQLGFTWYGKKSQGTGINKNCKMLLLEFAFENMAVERVGFKANNQNLKSINAMKSIGCVEEGVNRSYSTNSLGERIDAISLSIIKTEWFESVKQNLKNKIDSY; encoded by the coding sequence ATGAACTTTAACTATTCAGAGAATTATATTTTAGAAAATGAAGCTGTTCTTTTAAGACCATTGGAAAAATCAGACTTTGAATATTTACTGGAATATTCATTGAACGAACCTGATATCTGGACATATAACGCAAACGGTGCAAATGGAGCCGAAAACCTTGAGAGGTACATTTCAAATACAATCACACAACGTGAAAATGAAAAGGAATATCCGTTTATAGTTTTTGATAAAAAAACCGGTAAGTTTGTTGGAAGCACTCGTTTTTATGACATCCAACCAGGAAATAATACCTTACAACTTGGTTTTACTTGGTATGGAAAAAAATCCCAAGGTACCGGAATTAACAAAAATTGCAAAATGCTACTTTTGGAATTTGCATTTGAAAATATGGCTGTGGAAAGAGTTGGATTCAAAGCCAATAATCAAAATTTAAAAAGCATCAATGCAATGAAAAGTATTGGATGCGTGGAGGAAGGTGTTAATAGAAGTTATAGTACTAATTCATTAGGTGAAAGAATCGATGCTATTTCATTAAGCATCATCAAAACAGAATGGTTTGAAAGTGTAAAACAAAATCTAAAGAACAAAATAGATTCTTATTAA
- a CDS encoding MepB family protein translates to MIPKPTWTNTKTIPKDLITAKELVYDRCAFICTEPIPESESKEYAAQSFSINGKSIKFRVAKTTPTKKGQFVTLWKRMENGPIAPFHIEDNIDFFIISCRKENHLGQFIFSKKVLHNKGILSDDIKEGKRAIRVYPPWDITTSKQAQKTQQWQLDYFMEIPETYPTELELLDKIKSRALTLLW, encoded by the coding sequence ATGATTCCTAAACCAACTTGGACTAATACTAAAACAATTCCCAAAGACTTAATTACTGCAAAGGAATTAGTTTATGATCGCTGTGCTTTTATCTGTACAGAACCTATACCGGAATCCGAAAGTAAAGAATATGCTGCACAAAGTTTTAGCATAAACGGCAAATCCATTAAATTTAGAGTGGCAAAAACAACACCCACAAAAAAGGGACAGTTTGTTACGCTATGGAAAAGAATGGAAAACGGTCCCATTGCTCCTTTTCATATTGAGGATAATATTGATTTTTTTATTATCAGTTGTCGGAAGGAAAATCATTTAGGACAATTTATTTTTTCGAAAAAAGTATTGCATAACAAAGGCATACTTTCTGATGACATTAAAGAAGGAAAAAGGGCTATAAGAGTATATCCACCATGGGACATCACTACTAGCAAACAAGCACAAAAAACTCAACAATGGCAACTAGACTATTTCATGGAAATCCCTGAAACCTATCCTACTGAATTAGAATTATTAGACAAAATAAAAAGTAGAGCATTAACTCTATTGTGGTAA
- a CDS encoding thioesterase family protein — protein sequence MTSFSKQLSLRWSDLDPNFHVRHSAYYDFGAQHRIEILENLGMTIKVLQINHFGPILFREECVFRKEIKLSDTIFIHTKISKMKPDASRWSIVHELKNEENQLCATITVDGAWMDTKLRKIANPTPEIAMQALSTFPRSDDFIEL from the coding sequence ATGACATCTTTTAGCAAACAATTATCCCTTCGCTGGTCAGATTTAGATCCTAATTTTCACGTACGTCACAGCGCTTATTATGATTTTGGAGCTCAACATCGTATAGAGATTTTAGAAAACCTTGGTATGACCATAAAAGTTTTACAAATCAATCATTTTGGTCCAATACTCTTTAGAGAAGAATGTGTCTTTAGGAAAGAAATAAAACTATCGGACACCATTTTCATTCACACTAAAATATCTAAAATGAAACCGGATGCATCGCGCTGGTCAATTGTTCATGAATTAAAAAACGAGGAGAATCAATTATGTGCAACTATTACGGTGGATGGCGCTTGGATGGATACTAAACTAAGAAAAATAGCAAATCCAACTCCTGAAATCGCCATGCAAGCCTTATCAACTTTTCCTAGAAGTGATGATTTCATCGAACTTTAA
- a CDS encoding DUF3667 domain-containing protein, which yields MSKEKIRIDKTCLNCNHVVDQRYCPNCGQQNTVSTKTFHHLFIHFFEDLTHYDNAFWKTIINLFFKPAALSKAYLAGKRLSFLAPVRLYIFISFITFLLISLFPNEKPKKFETATIGKTKLTIPKIDSLHIEEKSIDGLTKVGILSQNNNDTIKKILLQTNDIQKNDTTNKKEVADFGYKSVTELDSIQKHGLDNSKVGGSEYWFLKKWLEVKKENTNEQISKKFSDSFTNNLPKVLFLYMPIFALILWFLHDKKRWNYFDNGIFTLHYFSFLLLIILILFFTDKIFPLLGKTPEIEWARFSFNSLGVFWMIYYFFPAHRRFYGEKIITSFIKSCAIVVINFIIVSILLVLFALYTYSNIH from the coding sequence ATGTCAAAAGAAAAAATACGAATAGATAAAACTTGTTTGAACTGCAATCATGTGGTAGATCAACGATACTGTCCAAACTGTGGGCAACAAAATACAGTCAGCACAAAAACATTTCATCATCTTTTCATTCATTTCTTTGAAGATTTAACGCATTATGATAATGCTTTTTGGAAAACCATTATTAATCTGTTTTTCAAACCTGCAGCATTAAGCAAAGCATATTTAGCAGGAAAACGTTTGTCTTTTTTGGCACCCGTTCGCCTCTACATCTTTATCAGTTTCATCACTTTTTTATTGATCTCACTTTTCCCAAATGAAAAACCTAAGAAATTTGAAACAGCAACTATAGGTAAAACGAAACTGACCATACCAAAAATTGATTCCCTACATATTGAAGAAAAAAGCATAGATGGTTTGACGAAAGTGGGGATATTATCTCAAAACAATAATGACACAATAAAGAAAATATTATTACAGACAAACGACATTCAAAAAAACGACACAACGAACAAAAAAGAAGTTGCTGACTTTGGATACAAATCCGTTACTGAATTAGATTCTATTCAAAAACATGGCTTAGACAATTCAAAAGTCGGCGGGTCAGAATATTGGTTTCTTAAAAAATGGCTGGAAGTAAAAAAAGAAAACACCAATGAACAAATCAGTAAAAAGTTTAGTGATTCTTTTACCAATAATTTACCAAAAGTATTATTTCTGTATATGCCAATATTTGCTCTTATATTATGGTTTTTACACGATAAAAAAAGATGGAACTATTTTGACAATGGTATTTTCACCCTGCATTATTTTTCCTTTTTGCTTTTGATTATTTTAATCCTCTTTTTTACAGATAAAATATTTCCTCTCTTGGGTAAAACCCCTGAAATAGAATGGGCACGTTTTAGTTTTAATTCTTTAGGCGTATTTTGGATGATATATTATTTTTTTCCAGCACATCGTCGATTCTATGGTGAAAAAATTATTACTTCTTTTATTAAAAGCTGTGCAATAGTTGTAATAAACTTTATTATAGTTTCTATTTTATTGGTTCTCTTTGCATTATACACTTACAGCAATATTCATTAA
- a CDS encoding TonB-dependent receptor, with translation MKFNQFILGLLFMIIGTSVMNAQTIKGIVTDENGQALPYSNVVDKATSNGVTTDAKGNFEIKVSGLPATLIAKYVGYQNKSIEVTSATAAIVFKLETNNSLDEVVVTGNRSKVRSVLNSAVPIDKLYSEDLKSSGQVTFDKMLAYKIPSFNSSNQAISDATAHFDPADLRGLGPSRTLVLVNGKRKNQSALVYINDTPGKGEVGTDMKSIPFSAIERVEVLRDGASSQYGSDAIAGVVNIILKKQTNFTEVSLTSGITSQGDGFNFGADLNSGFKIADKGFVNFNISYLDQNKTNRAGKPGKDDLFGVAANDPTWGDWLSRNPDLGMTIGQPDSKMGALVVNAEYPLSDNTTLYAFGDVNIRKGTSFALYRAPYWVSDPNNLLHPAGTTYNGFQPTFNTDVFDNLGSIGIRSTLFGFNSDFSLTAGSNKVDYTVENSLNPSLGANSPTEFNTGGYTFSQLVGNADFSRTFDKLTLGFGTELRKENFEARAGQVESYVGGGVQSFPGLQPSNALNKDRNNLGIYTSLDYDVSEAFLIGGSLRYENYSDFGDNFSWKVNSRYKLNNDIAIRASFSTGFRAPALHQIYLSNIQTLVSGNTISNQGTFNNVDPAVKGLGVPKLHAEESQNLSTGITFRSGAKFTASVDFYHIKVKDRVLFSGEVGFDGDNSTTNPVEQVLLDNDITSMKFFINAVNTITKGVDVVLNYKNLPVGNGKLGFSLASNIANTKIDGQIATPAILKANGYDIFNRKEQGRILSARPNTKVLLGANYDLKKASLIFNNTYFGEVTWQHATDISKDQTFAGKVITDLGFSYKFTSTISANVMVNNLLNVYPDQIDTKGDVVTDLGGRFKYPWEVNQFGFNGTSFTAGLNFKF, from the coding sequence ATGAAATTTAACCAATTTATTTTAGGCCTATTATTTATGATAATAGGAACTTCAGTTATGAATGCCCAAACAATCAAAGGGATTGTGACGGATGAGAATGGGCAAGCTTTGCCTTATTCTAATGTTGTTGATAAAGCGACATCCAATGGGGTAACTACGGACGCAAAAGGAAATTTTGAAATTAAGGTAAGCGGATTGCCCGCTACATTGATTGCTAAATATGTGGGATACCAAAATAAAAGTATTGAAGTGACAAGTGCTACTGCAGCTATTGTTTTTAAGCTAGAGACTAATAACAGTTTAGACGAGGTAGTTGTTACAGGAAACAGATCAAAAGTGCGTAGTGTATTAAATTCTGCCGTTCCTATTGATAAGCTTTACTCCGAAGATCTTAAATCGAGCGGACAAGTTACGTTTGATAAAATGTTAGCTTACAAAATCCCGTCATTTAACTCTAGTAATCAGGCTATTTCTGATGCGACAGCTCATTTTGACCCGGCAGATTTGCGTGGTTTGGGACCCAGCCGTACGTTAGTTTTGGTAAACGGAAAAAGAAAAAATCAAAGTGCATTAGTGTATATCAATGATACTCCAGGAAAAGGAGAGGTAGGAACAGATATGAAAAGTATTCCGTTTTCAGCTATCGAAAGAGTGGAAGTACTTCGTGATGGAGCTTCTTCTCAATACGGTTCTGATGCAATTGCCGGGGTAGTGAATATTATCCTTAAAAAGCAAACTAATTTTACTGAAGTAAGTCTTACCTCAGGAATAACTTCACAAGGTGATGGTTTCAATTTTGGAGCTGATCTAAACTCGGGATTCAAAATTGCTGATAAAGGTTTTGTGAATTTCAACATTTCTTATTTGGATCAAAATAAAACCAATAGAGCTGGTAAGCCAGGAAAAGACGATTTGTTTGGAGTAGCTGCAAATGACCCTACATGGGGAGATTGGTTGAGCAGAAATCCTGACTTGGGGATGACTATCGGACAGCCGGATTCTAAAATGGGAGCTTTGGTAGTTAATGCTGAATATCCTCTTTCGGACAACACAACGCTTTATGCTTTTGGAGATGTGAATATTAGAAAAGGAACAAGTTTTGCATTGTATAGAGCTCCTTACTGGGTTTCAGATCCTAACAATTTATTGCACCCGGCTGGTACAACTTACAATGGTTTCCAACCTACATTCAACACGGATGTTTTTGATAATCTGGGATCTATTGGAATAAGATCTACTTTATTTGGTTTTAATTCGGATTTCAGTTTAACGGCTGGTTCTAATAAAGTGGATTATACAGTTGAGAATTCATTAAATCCTTCTTTGGGAGCCAATAGTCCAACAGAATTTAATACTGGTGGTTATACTTTTAGTCAGTTAGTAGGTAATGCTGATTTCTCTAGAACTTTTGATAAACTTACTCTTGGTTTTGGTACTGAATTGAGAAAAGAGAATTTTGAAGCAAGAGCAGGTCAAGTAGAGTCTTATGTAGGTGGTGGTGTACAATCATTTCCTGGGTTACAACCATCTAATGCATTGAATAAAGACCGTAACAATCTAGGTATCTATACTAGTTTAGATTATGATGTATCTGAAGCTTTTTTAATTGGTGGATCTTTGAGATATGAGAACTATTCTGATTTTGGTGATAATTTTTCCTGGAAAGTAAACTCTCGTTACAAACTGAATAATGATATTGCAATTCGTGCTTCTTTTAGTACAGGTTTTAGAGCTCCAGCTTTGCACCAAATTTATTTGAGTAATATTCAAACACTTGTATCTGGAAACACAATTTCTAACCAAGGGACTTTTAATAATGTCGATCCTGCGGTTAAAGGATTAGGTGTTCCTAAATTACACGCTGAGGAATCTCAAAATTTATCTACTGGTATTACTTTTAGATCAGGGGCTAAATTTACTGCTTCGGTAGATTTCTACCATATTAAAGTTAAAGATCGTGTCCTATTCTCAGGAGAAGTAGGATTTGATGGTGATAACTCAACAACAAACCCTGTTGAACAAGTGTTACTTGATAATGATATTACAAGTATGAAGTTTTTTATCAACGCAGTTAATACCATAACCAAAGGTGTTGATGTTGTTTTAAACTACAAAAACTTACCGGTAGGAAATGGGAAACTAGGATTTAGTTTGGCATCTAATATTGCTAACACTAAAATTGACGGACAAATTGCTACACCAGCTATATTGAAAGCTAATGGTTATGATATTTTCAACCGTAAAGAGCAAGGCAGAATTCTAAGTGCAAGACCTAATACAAAAGTATTGTTAGGAGCTAATTATGATTTGAAAAAAGCAAGTTTGATTTTCAATAACACTTATTTTGGAGAAGTAACTTGGCAACACGCTACGGATATCTCAAAAGACCAAACTTTTGCTGGAAAGGTTATTACGGATTTAGGATTTTCTTATAAATTTACAAGTACGATATCTGCTAATGTAATGGTGAATAACTTATTAAATGTTTATCCTGACCAAATAGATACTAAAGGAGATGTGGTTACGGACTTGGGTGGTCGTTTTAAATACCCATGGGAAGTAAACCAATTTGGTTTTAACGGAACTTCATTCACAGCAGGGTTAAACTTTAAATTTTAA
- a CDS encoding DUF1398 domain-containing protein has product MFTLEQIKQAYDKVQTETDFENYIQELIELGIKGYDTLVIDGRVVYYGDTNHEVSTDKKYEQLSIATTANKERFIEYLVLHESGQSDYYTFCQQAALCGIAKWRIDIIEMTCTYLTTQDDPIVIEKIPV; this is encoded by the coding sequence ATGTTTACCCTAGAACAAATCAAACAAGCGTATGATAAAGTACAAACAGAAACTGATTTTGAAAATTACATTCAGGAATTAATAGAATTAGGCATAAAAGGATATGACACTCTTGTCATAGATGGTCGTGTCGTTTATTATGGGGACACAAATCACGAAGTAAGCACCGATAAAAAATACGAACAATTATCCATCGCTACCACTGCTAATAAAGAACGCTTCATAGAATACCTAGTGCTTCATGAAAGTGGCCAAAGTGACTATTATACATTTTGCCAACAAGCAGCGCTATGCGGTATTGCTAAGTGGCGCATTGATATCATAGAGATGACTTGCACGTATTTAACAACTCAAGATGATCCCATTGTAATAGAAAAAATACCGGTTTAA